ACAGCTATATTTTTAAAGGGTAGACTCGCAGCATAAACGATAAATACCAGATTATAAATATAAGCTCCACTTGAGCTCAAAAACCTTGATAAGGTAAGTATTCTAAATAAATGATGTTTTAAAAATAGGTTCATAACAGACCTCTCTCATATTTCATACTCTTCGAAAATCTCTTCAAACCACGTCAGCTTCGCCTTGCCGTACTCCAGTACTGTCTGTGGCTAGCTTCCTAGTTTGCTTTTTGATTTTCATTGAGTGTCAAATAGTATTCTATTGAAGCCAGTATAACAAAAAAAGCGGGAGGCCCCACTTTTTTGTAATATATTTTTTTGAAAATAGAAACTATATATCTTAGATACTAACAATTATCAATCCAGCTACAAGGCAATTTATTTTTCGTCAATCGATGTAACGAGAATATATTACAAATCTTTATCTGAAAGCTGATTTGCAAAATAGTTTTCATAGTATCTTGCACCATCTACATACTCTAAATCTTGTAAGATTGTAATGCCCCTCCGGATTTTTTCAAGTCCCTTATTTTTTACATTAAAAATAGTATCATAATACCCTTTAGCAATCATATAAATGATTTTAAGATAAGCTTGAGATTCTGGCAATTCTCGTTTTTCAATCTGAAAGATAAAATAATCTGCTTTTAATTTATCCTTTTCCTCTATCGCTTTAAAGAGTCCATTAATCAAAATGGTATCAATACCAACTTTGTTACTAGGTAAAGAGCCTAATAAATCCGTCTTTTGTAACATCTCCCTAGAATATTTAAAATAGAGGGGCAGAGGAAACAAAGTAGAAATCGTTGAAAATAGTTCCAATTCATAATTTCCCCAGATGTCAATAGTAAAAAAATAGTCATAGAGAAAAGTCAGTTCTTCATCCGTTGCTCTTATTTCTGAATCAAAAAATACGAGAAAGCTCTTGATACGAATCATTTGTAAGAGGTAGCTTTTTTCATCACTTGATCTGTACTTTTGAGTCGTCTCTTCATACAAGGATTGGAGAGAATCAATCCCTTCTCTGTCATATAAATCCCAAAGATTTTCTTGAAAAGCCAAAGCCTTTTTCTGAGAAAAACCACGTACCAAGTACATAAATTCATTCAAATCAGAGTGGATGTTATCTAAGGCAGTAATCAATTTCATAGAGGATAAGTCTGCTTCTCCGCGCTCAAATTTGCTCAGCATGGAATAAGTAAACTCTCCTCCCGTCGCCTCCTGTAGAGATACATTCCGACTCTTTCTCAATTCTTTAAAAACTTCTCCCAGATTTTGCATATTGACTCCCCACAATGCTTAACTCTCTAACTCATAAAAGTAACGGTTGATAGCAACCAGTACAGAAAATTTCAAGTCTTGACTATAACGACAACTCCTATGAATGATGTACAGATGGCCTAATTCTCTTTATTTATGGCTCAATTTCTTGGTCAAGAAATCTCCCAAGAACTGGATTGTAAAGATAATCAAAATGATAATGATGGTTGCCAAGATGGTCACATCGTGATTGTAGCGGTTAAATCCATAGGCGATGGCTACGTTACCGATACCACCTGCTCCAACCGCTCCCGCCATGGCTGTTTCACCGACTAGTGAAATCAAGGTTACAGTCGTTACACGGATCAAATCTGGAAGACCTTCGGATAGGTAAACTCCCACGATGTCCCAGAAGGTCGCTCCGCTCGCTTGAGCTGCCTCAATGACACCACCATCTAGCTCAGCCAATACCACTTGTACTTGACGGGCAAAGAAGGCAAAGACTGCAAAAGATAGCGGTACGATAGCCGCATTTGGACCAATGCTTGTTCCTACGATTAGATGGGAGAAGGGTGACAAGACTGCCAAGAGAATGATAAATGGTACCGCACGGAAAATAGAGGTAATCTTATCCAAAATCCAGAAAACTACTTTATTTTCCAAGACACCACCTGGAGCTGTCAAGACAAGGAAGAGACCTGCCACTAGCCCCAAGAAACCTCCGATGATAAAGGAAAGAACCGTCATATAAAGAGTCAAGTAGATAGCTGTCCCCCAGCCGGCTTGACCAGACCAACCCATTTTATAGACATTTGGTAGATAAGTTTGAATCAACTCTGTCATTTTACTGTCCTCCCTTCAATACTTTTAGTTGCACACCAGCCTGACGGATGGCCTCTTGAGCGCTTGCCAAGGCTACTTTTTCACCGGACAAGACCACAACTAATTCTCCAACAGGAGTTCCATCGAGGATTTCGATATTCCCATAGAGGATATTAGCTGTTACTTGGTAGTGCTTATACAATTCATTTAAAAGCGGCTCATCTGTAGAAGCTCCTGCATACTTGAGTTGTACCAGAATACTATTGTCAGATAAGTGCTCTACGATTTCTTGTTTCTCGATCTTGACCATGGCTTCGTCAATACCTGTCGCAGTCGAGATAAAGTCTTGAGTCAAAGGTTGCTTAGGATCTGAGAAGATTTCAAGTACGCTACCTTCTTCAATCAAGCGACCGTCTTGCATAACGGCTACACGGTTGGCAATGTCTTTGACAATCTGCATTTCATGCGTAATCAAGACAACGGTCAAACCTAATTTTTGGTTCAAATCTTGCAACAAGGCTAAGATTTGCTTGGTTGTCTTAGGGTCAAGGGCAGAAGTTGATTCATCTGAAATCAAGATTTTTGGATCATTTGCCAAGGCACGCGCAATAGCCACACGTTGTTTTTGACCTCCAGAAAGCTGTGAAGGGTAGTTTTCAGCACGGTCTGCCAAGCCAACCAAGTTCAGCAGTTTAGCTACTTTAGCCTCCTTTTCTTCCTTGCTGAGTCCAGAGTGTTTGAGAGCAAAGGCTACATTCTCCTCTGCCGTCTTCTGACTCATCAGGTTAAAATGCTGGAAAATCATTCCAATATCTTGACGTTTACGACGCAACTGCTCGGCCGTCAAAGTCACCTTGCTATCAAAAATCACATCGTCATCAATGGTAATTTTCCCTGCAGATGGTTTTTGCAAGAGGTTAATTACCCGTACAAGGGTTGATTTCCCTGCTCCAGAATATCCAACGATTCCATAGATATCCCCTTCTTGAATGTGAATGGTCACATCCTTGACCGCTGTGATGGTTCTTTTCTTTTGGTGAAAAGTCACATCGATCTGATCTAACTTAATAATATCTCTACTCATAGCTTCTAATCAGCTCCTCTACTAATTCAATATGGGTGTAATAATCGGCGATGCGCACATTTTCATCTCCACCGTGATCTCGGCTGTTGGCATTTCCTAGACCGAAGGCCACCATTGGCACCTCTAGGGCAGCAAAGACCGTATGCATAGGCCCTGTCCCAGCTGTAGTTGGCAAGACCGATACGCCCTGTGGATAGAATTTCTTGGCCAACTCGATCACATTGAGAATGGCTGGTGCACTCATATCGCTTCGATAGCTCATCTCTCCCAAGGTATAGTATAATTCTACCTTATCAAAGCCGTTTTTGTCTAGTTGTTTTCGGATTTTCTCCAAAACATCATGCGGTTCTAAGCCAGGAACCAAACGAACCTCTAGCTTGGCACTAGCCTCAGCCGGCAAAATTGTTTTGACTCCTTGCCCTTGATAACCTGACTGAATCCCTTCGATATTGAGAGCAGGTTCAAAAAAGAAACGTTTTAGAAAGGCTGCGCGGTCCTCTTGTAAGAGAGGCAATTCCAAACCATAAATTTGGCTGATTTCCCCTGGATTACGTTGGGCGTAAGTGTCCACCAAGGCCAATTCTCGTTCATTTGGTTCTTGAACTTCTTCGTACAAACCTTCAACCAAGATACGGCCATCTGCGGCACGAAGAGACTGTAAGGCTTGAAGGAGATACCATGGAGCTGACTCCACAACCCCACCATAGCTGGAGTGGATATCTACGTCAGCACTTTTGACCTTGGCATCAAAGGTCACAATCCCCTTATTTCCACCAGAAATTTCCAGCTGTTCCAAGGCATTTTTGGTCCCTTGTTCCCAGACCAACAAATCCGCTCCACGGAGTGTATCCGCATGTTTTTCCAAATACTTATCTAGGTCTGTCGAAGCCGATTCCTCCGCTCCCTCCATGATAAAGCTGATATTGACAGGCAGGTCATCATGGTGCTGCATATATTTTCTCAACGCACTCAAGCGAGCTGTGATATGACCCTTGTCGTCATCAACCCCACGCCCATACATGAAGCCATTGCGGACCGAAAGCGTAAAGGGATCTTCTGTCCAGACCTGGTCGCCATCCGCTGGCACGGTGTCATAGTGGTTATAGAAAATCAGGGTCTTGGCATCTGGACGCGAACTCTTGAAATGCGCCATGACAAAGGGCGCTGTATAAGTCTCATCAATCTCCACTTCAGCCCCCACACGCTTGAAAATCTCACCCAGATAGTTGGCAACTTCCTTAAGTCCAACCTGCTGGGCAAAGACTGATTTCTTAGAAATCAAGGTACGCAAAACCTCAAAATAATGTTGGGCAACATGATCCTTTTCAAATTTTTCAATCTGTTCTTGTTCGCTAGGAAAAACCATATTCTCTCTACCTTTCTATGAACCTATAGTCTTCTTTACAATTCATGCTCTATACAAAAGCAAGAGGTGGAAAAATCTCTCCCACCTCCCTGTGTTTATTACCAAACTGGTTGATCCAAACCGTCTGATGTTTCTTCGATAACTTTTTTCACGTCATCTGTGTGGTAAGCTGCGATCACTTTCTTGATAGCATCAGCTTTTGGTGATGTTTCCCAATCTTTTTTCGCAACGATGATGTTGTACCATTGTTTTGAATTTTCATCAGCTTGTTCTTTGAAAAGTGCTTTCTTGTAGTCCAATTTTGCTTCTGTAACGAAGGTATTGTTTACAACAGCAGCGTCAACTGATGACAATGAACGAGCTGTTTGGCTAGCGTCCAATTCAGTGATTTTCAAGTTCTTTGGATTTTCTGTGATGTTTGCGATTGTCGCAAGCGCAGTTCCTGAAACGTCCAATTTAATCAAGCCAGCTGATTGCAGCAAGTAAAGCGCACGGCTTTCGTTTGTAGCGTCGTTCGGTACAGCGATTTCTCCGTTAGCTGGGATATCTTCTACTTTAGTGTACTTGTTGTCGCTGCCATTTAATCCTGAATAAAGACGGATTGGTGAGATGTACGTATCTGCAATCGCTACAAGGTCTTTCCCGTTTTCTTTGTTCCAGTTGTTCAAGAAGTTATAGTGTTGGAAAGCGTTCAAGTCTACTTCGCCATCAGCAGTTGCCTTGTTTGGTTGTGAGTAGTCTGTGAACTCTGTAAATTCCAAAGTGATACCATCTTTTTTAACCAATTCTTGGATTTTGT
This window of the Streptococcus sp. 116-D4 genome carries:
- a CDS encoding Rgg family transcriptional regulator — translated: MAFQENLWDLYDREGIDSLQSLYEETTQKYRSSDEKSYLLQMIRIKSFLVFFDSEIRATDEELTFLYDYFFTIDIWGNYELELFSTISTLFPLPLYFKYSREMLQKTDLLGSLPSNKVGIDTILINGLFKAIEEKDKLKADYFIFQIEKRELPESQAYLKIIYMIAKGYYDTIFNVKNKGLEKIRRGITILQDLEYVDGARYYENYFANQLSDKDL
- a CDS encoding methionine ABC transporter permease, giving the protein MTELIQTYLPNVYKMGWSGQAGWGTAIYLTLYMTVLSFIIGGFLGLVAGLFLVLTAPGGVLENKVVFWILDKITSIFRAVPFIILLAVLSPFSHLIVGTSIGPNAAIVPLSFAVFAFFARQVQVVLAELDGGVIEAAQASGATFWDIVGVYLSEGLPDLIRVTTVTLISLVGETAMAGAVGAGGIGNVAIAYGFNRYNHDVTILATIIIILIIFTIQFLGDFLTKKLSHK
- a CDS encoding methionine ABC transporter ATP-binding protein; protein product: MSRDIIKLDQIDVTFHQKKRTITAVKDVTIHIQEGDIYGIVGYSGAGKSTLVRVINLLQKPSAGKITIDDDVIFDSKVTLTAEQLRRKRQDIGMIFQHFNLMSQKTAEENVAFALKHSGLSKEEKEAKVAKLLNLVGLADRAENYPSQLSGGQKQRVAIARALANDPKILISDESTSALDPKTTKQILALLQDLNQKLGLTVVLITHEMQIVKDIANRVAVMQDGRLIEEGSVLEIFSDPKQPLTQDFISTATGIDEAMVKIEKQEIVEHLSDNSILVQLKYAGASTDEPLLNELYKHYQVTANILYGNIEILDGTPVGELVVVLSGEKVALASAQEAIRQAGVQLKVLKGGQ
- a CDS encoding M20 family metallopeptidase, with product MVFPSEQEQIEKFEKDHVAQHYFEVLRTLISKKSVFAQQVGLKEVANYLGEIFKRVGAEVEIDETYTAPFVMAHFKSSRPDAKTLIFYNHYDTVPADGDQVWTEDPFTLSVRNGFMYGRGVDDDKGHITARLSALRKYMQHHDDLPVNISFIMEGAEESASTDLDKYLEKHADTLRGADLLVWEQGTKNALEQLEISGGNKGIVTFDAKVKSADVDIHSSYGGVVESAPWYLLQALQSLRAADGRILVEGLYEEVQEPNERELALVDTYAQRNPGEISQIYGLELPLLQEDRAAFLKRFFFEPALNIEGIQSGYQGQGVKTILPAEASAKLEVRLVPGLEPHDVLEKIRKQLDKNGFDKVELYYTLGEMSYRSDMSAPAILNVIELAKKFYPQGVSVLPTTAGTGPMHTVFAALEVPMVAFGLGNANSRDHGGDENVRIADYYTHIELVEELIRSYE
- a CDS encoding MetQ/NlpA family ABC transporter substrate-binding protein; translation: MKIKKWLGVAALATVAGLALAACGNSEKKADNATTIKIATVNRSGSEEKRWDKIQELVKKDGITLEFTEFTDYSQPNKATADGEVDLNAFQHYNFLNNWNKENGKDLVAIADTYISPIRLYSGLNGSDNKYTKVEDIPANGEIAVPNDATNESRALYLLQSAGLIKLDVSGTALATIANITENPKNLKITELDASQTARSLSSVDAAVVNNTFVTEAKLDYKKALFKEQADENSKQWYNIIVAKKDWETSPKADAIKKVIAAYHTDDVKKVIEETSDGLDQPVW